Proteins found in one Labrenzia sp. VG12 genomic segment:
- a CDS encoding AsmA family protein, producing the protein MRRLLIGLGSLLFMLVTIVLVVPLFLPKDEIKRQVVQQVDQRLGWRLRLDGPVSLSLFPAFSLTADKVGVAGEAGADGIEFAKAERIEFGLGWGGLISGNINVTGIALEQPNIYLEVGPNGTTSWEPRRDLPGDNAPASAEAAAPASAEAAAPASSATDPAAGEETSSAPSQGYLKSIGVDRLQISGGTVTWKDQSADQPIRISDLDLTLNAPDLAGEVALESRFVLQDIPLGVSGTLSNPLGMVAGEQVPVSLTLSSGENSLKIDGSGGIKPARADLALEAAGPSLKALAALAGQDIETDPGAFKLDAKVAGNEAAVSVADLHVLLGQLSLGGAMDADLAGLVPEISGRVVLKDGSIADLLQLSGQNLPASGKLSADLAFETVGLTGEELVAGLDINGTVRVAEGEIGGLGLASAVGGDPEADRLTNLAMQVELEGLENPISLSGALSWRGEAFSLTGEAATAQLLAGNAAPVSVTVKSNRLSAGFNGQASRTGAVDGAVNLETADLRGLMAWMGQPLGAGGGLKRFKASGIFGVKGETLSFEETRFTLDDTSGEANGRIVLAGKPSVTARLDLRELVLDPYLGSASKASGGGSQGTGSGGASGGQRTNSQGWSTAPIDFSGLKAIDADFKLTTREIRWDKIKIDQSALSTTIKNGVLTANLENLALYGGKGSGMVTLNGAAATPELSAKFSMNDLNAYPVLRDAADFGWIEGKATINLDVTSRGGSEQALVQGLNGTASYNFADGAIRGINIPKMVRGLSIETLLGWQTNPSAKTDFSSLGASFQIQNGIATTNDLSLIGPLIRMTGKGTTDMPAQRLSWRVEPKIVPTLEGQAPQPRRKGEDKKLAGLGVPIVIEGNWNDPRIYPDIKGILENPEAAYKQLEKTGGELISILKGDKAPSQELVDQANKVIERATGGRTQIDVEKVIEGKVDDEEVLKAVEEGFGLPQGLLGNVFGNKKKKN; encoded by the coding sequence ATGCGTCGGCTTTTGATCGGATTGGGCAGCTTGCTGTTCATGCTGGTGACCATCGTCCTGGTGGTGCCGCTGTTCCTGCCCAAGGACGAAATCAAGCGTCAGGTGGTTCAACAGGTGGATCAGCGCCTCGGATGGCGACTGCGTCTTGATGGCCCCGTGTCGCTGTCGCTCTTTCCAGCCTTCTCGCTGACTGCCGACAAGGTTGGTGTTGCGGGCGAAGCGGGCGCCGACGGCATCGAGTTCGCCAAGGCCGAACGGATCGAATTCGGCCTGGGCTGGGGCGGGCTGATTTCCGGCAATATCAATGTGACGGGCATCGCGCTGGAGCAGCCGAACATCTATCTGGAAGTCGGGCCAAATGGCACCACAAGCTGGGAGCCGCGCCGGGATTTGCCGGGTGACAATGCGCCGGCCTCGGCGGAGGCCGCCGCGCCGGCCTCGGCGGAGGCCGCCGCGCCGGCCTCCTCCGCAACAGACCCTGCAGCGGGCGAAGAAACGTCCTCTGCACCCTCTCAAGGATACTTGAAGAGCATTGGTGTCGACCGGCTTCAGATCTCCGGCGGTACGGTCACCTGGAAGGACCAGTCCGCCGATCAGCCCATCCGGATCAGTGATCTTGACCTGACCCTGAATGCACCGGACCTTGCGGGCGAGGTGGCGCTGGAAAGCCGGTTCGTTCTGCAGGACATCCCGCTCGGTGTCTCCGGAACCCTGTCCAATCCGCTTGGCATGGTGGCTGGCGAACAGGTGCCCGTTTCCCTGACCCTTTCCAGTGGCGAGAACAGCCTGAAAATCGACGGCAGTGGCGGTATCAAACCGGCTCGGGCGGATTTGGCCCTGGAAGCTGCCGGACCCTCCCTGAAAGCCCTGGCTGCCCTGGCCGGCCAGGACATCGAAACGGATCCGGGGGCCTTCAAGCTGGATGCCAAGGTGGCAGGCAACGAAGCCGCCGTGTCCGTTGCGGACCTGCATGTGTTGCTTGGCCAGTTGTCGCTCGGTGGGGCCATGGACGCGGACCTCGCCGGACTGGTGCCGGAGATTTCCGGTCGCGTGGTGTTGAAAGACGGCTCGATTGCCGATCTTCTGCAGCTTTCTGGCCAGAACCTGCCCGCAAGCGGAAAACTCAGCGCCGATCTCGCCTTTGAAACGGTCGGCCTGACGGGTGAGGAGCTGGTTGCGGGGCTCGACATCAACGGGACCGTGCGCGTCGCGGAAGGTGAAATCGGCGGCCTGGGTCTTGCCTCCGCCGTTGGCGGCGACCCGGAAGCCGACCGGCTGACCAATCTTGCCATGCAGGTCGAGCTGGAAGGGCTGGAAAACCCGATTTCCCTCAGCGGTGCGCTCTCCTGGCGCGGTGAGGCTTTCAGCCTGACAGGCGAGGCAGCCACGGCGCAGCTGCTTGCGGGCAATGCGGCACCGGTTTCCGTAACCGTGAAAAGCAACCGGCTCAGCGCCGGGTTCAACGGGCAGGCATCGAGAACAGGTGCGGTTGACGGTGCTGTCAATCTGGAAACGGCCGATCTGCGTGGTCTGATGGCCTGGATGGGGCAACCGCTCGGTGCAGGTGGCGGCCTGAAACGCTTCAAGGCATCCGGTATTTTTGGCGTGAAGGGCGAGACGCTGTCTTTTGAAGAAACGCGCTTCACCCTGGATGACACCTCCGGAGAGGCGAATGGCCGGATTGTGCTGGCCGGCAAACCGTCGGTAACCGCACGGCTCGATCTGCGCGAACTGGTGCTTGATCCGTATCTCGGGAGCGCGTCGAAAGCTTCGGGGGGTGGCTCCCAGGGAACGGGTTCTGGCGGTGCCAGCGGTGGTCAGCGGACAAACAGTCAGGGCTGGAGCACAGCGCCGATCGACTTTTCCGGCCTGAAAGCCATTGATGCCGATTTCAAGCTGACCACGCGTGAAATCCGCTGGGACAAGATCAAGATCGACCAGAGTGCGTTGTCGACAACGATCAAGAACGGCGTGCTGACGGCCAATCTGGAAAATCTGGCGCTCTATGGTGGCAAGGGCTCCGGCATGGTGACGCTGAACGGCGCCGCGGCAACGCCGGAACTCTCGGCCAAATTCTCGATGAACGACCTCAACGCCTATCCGGTCCTGCGTGATGCTGCGGATTTTGGCTGGATCGAAGGCAAGGCGACCATCAATCTGGATGTCACGTCGAGGGGAGGCAGCGAACAGGCCCTGGTGCAGGGTCTGAACGGCACGGCCAGCTACAATTTCGCCGACGGCGCCATTCGCGGCATCAATATTCCGAAGATGGTGCGAGGCCTATCGATCGAGACCCTGCTTGGCTGGCAGACCAATCCATCGGCCAAGACCGACTTCAGCTCGCTCGGTGCAAGCTTTCAGATCCAGAACGGCATCGCCACGACCAATGACCTCTCTCTGATCGGTCCGCTGATCCGCATGACCGGCAAGGGCACCACCGACATGCCTGCGCAACGGCTGTCCTGGCGGGTTGAGCCGAAGATCGTGCCGACGCTTGAAGGTCAGGCACCCCAGCCGCGCCGCAAGGGCGAGGACAAGAAGCTGGCCGGGCTCGGTGTGCCGATCGTGATCGAAGGCAACTGGAACGATCCCCGCATCTATCCCGACATCAAGGGCATCCTGGAAAATCCGGAAGCGGCCTACAAACAACTGGAAAAGACCGGCGGCGAGCTGATCTCGATCCTGAAGGGCGACAAGGCGCCTTCGCAGGAACTGGTGGATCAGGCCAACAAGGTCATCGAGCGGGCGACCGGCGGCCGCACCCAGATCGACGTCGAAAAGGTCATCGAGGGCAAGGTCGACGACGAAGAGGTTCTGAAGGCGGTCGAGGAAGGTTTCGGCCTGCCGCAAGGGCTTCTCGGCAATGTGTTCGGGAACAAGAAGAAGAAGAACTGA
- a CDS encoding DUF1513 domain-containing protein, translating into MPWTGTRARRLSRRGFLAALGSLAAAPAFSRSTLATSLLGRDAADDVPLLVSAFRQADGAYGVGIFDDLGQILAKVSLPGRGHGVAVSPDRQCLVAFARRPGTFAVVIRPFQEQEPRVLTAEAGRHFFGHGCFSADGRLLYAVENDFDNARGVLGVYDMSGRDMRRLGELDTGGIGPHELLLSPDGETLIVANGGIETHPDKDREKLNLETMSPSVVFLDRETGDILAEHRLEKDLHQLSLRHMALDAEGRAWVGGQFEGPETETPPLVGLFSRDRSPVLTEIPIKTAAELQNYIGSVTANRAGDVIATSAPRGGRTLFWNAATGDYLGSQSIADGCGVAPIDQGSFLVSDGNGALSLVTDPQDPAEILARPPGISWDNHMFALS; encoded by the coding sequence ATGCCCTGGACGGGGACTAGGGCGCGGCGCCTGTCGCGGCGCGGTTTTCTGGCCGCGCTTGGCAGCCTGGCTGCTGCACCGGCCTTTTCCCGCTCGACGCTTGCCACCAGTCTTCTGGGACGTGATGCTGCCGACGACGTTCCCCTGTTGGTGAGCGCCTTCCGACAGGCGGATGGCGCCTATGGTGTCGGCATCTTTGATGACCTGGGGCAGATCCTCGCAAAGGTCTCTCTGCCTGGTCGCGGTCACGGCGTTGCGGTTTCGCCGGATCGGCAATGCCTTGTCGCTTTCGCCCGTCGCCCTGGCACTTTCGCGGTCGTCATACGACCGTTTCAGGAGCAGGAACCGCGTGTGCTGACGGCGGAAGCGGGTCGGCACTTCTTTGGCCATGGCTGTTTTTCGGCCGATGGCCGGCTGCTTTATGCCGTTGAAAACGACTTTGACAACGCACGCGGCGTCCTCGGCGTTTACGACATGAGCGGCAGGGACATGCGCCGTCTGGGCGAACTGGACACCGGTGGCATCGGGCCGCACGAATTGCTGCTTTCCCCGGATGGCGAGACGCTGATCGTTGCCAATGGCGGTATTGAAACCCACCCGGACAAGGACCGCGAAAAGCTCAACCTTGAGACAATGTCTCCGTCTGTCGTCTTTCTCGACCGCGAGACAGGCGACATTCTGGCCGAACACCGTCTCGAGAAAGACCTGCATCAACTCTCCTTGCGCCACATGGCGCTTGACGCGGAAGGACGTGCCTGGGTCGGCGGGCAATTCGAAGGACCGGAGACTGAGACGCCGCCTCTGGTCGGCCTGTTCTCGCGCGACAGATCGCCGGTCCTGACGGAAATTCCGATCAAAACGGCTGCGGAATTGCAGAATTACATTGGCTCCGTTACGGCCAATCGGGCCGGCGACGTCATCGCCACCTCTGCACCGCGGGGCGGGCGGACGCTGTTCTGGAACGCTGCGACCGGGGACTATCTCGGCAGCCAAAGCATCGCAGACGGTTGCGGCGTCGCACCGATCGACCAGGGCAGTTTCCTCGTTTCCGACGGCAATGGCGCGCTGTCGCTGGTAACGGACCCGCAGGACCCGGCGGAAATCCTGGCGCGGCCTCCCGGAATTTCCTGGGACAACCACATGTTCGCACTTTCCTGA
- a CDS encoding imelysin family protein yields MRSLLLALAISLPALPAGAADLNTPLQAVISGYIGPATQDFATAAAKLPGAVETVCADNSEANQQALTAAFSETVDRFARIHFLRFGPLLEDDRLNRLSFLPDPRGIAQRQIRKVYAAKDESVLDVQSLREKSVALQSLTAFELIAFDKSANLVLGSDEKNRDFTCRYALAIARNAAAISGEVAADWADPDGYRTLLLTGGADNPRFQSSKEAFETVYNAFTTALTIVKDQDLLPALGTSAEKAKPRRFPYSRSGNAVTYLTAELDGVRDAIFSMPLKDMMSADDQWTLDTLGFEFKNADGYLAKLQPPLRTTFGENGSYNMASALVINVGSIQDLLQGIAGALDLSGGFNALDGD; encoded by the coding sequence ATGCGGTCTCTACTTCTCGCCCTGGCAATCTCCCTGCCGGCCTTGCCCGCCGGGGCTGCTGACCTGAACACGCCGCTTCAGGCCGTTATTTCCGGTTACATCGGGCCCGCAACTCAGGATTTTGCCACCGCTGCAGCCAAGTTGCCTGGCGCAGTTGAAACTGTTTGCGCTGACAACAGCGAGGCCAATCAGCAGGCCTTGACGGCAGCATTTTCCGAAACCGTCGACCGGTTTGCCCGGATCCATTTTCTTCGTTTTGGTCCTTTGCTGGAGGACGACCGCCTCAACCGGCTGTCCTTCCTGCCGGATCCGCGCGGCATTGCGCAGCGTCAGATCCGGAAGGTCTACGCGGCAAAAGACGAGAGCGTGCTTGACGTTCAAAGTCTCAGGGAAAAAAGTGTCGCGCTTCAAAGCCTGACCGCCTTTGAACTGATTGCCTTCGACAAGTCGGCAAATCTTGTTCTCGGCAGCGATGAAAAAAACCGGGATTTCACCTGCCGGTATGCGCTGGCGATCGCCCGGAACGCAGCGGCCATTTCGGGGGAGGTCGCCGCTGACTGGGCCGACCCGGACGGATACCGCACGCTGCTTCTGACGGGCGGGGCCGACAACCCGCGCTTCCAGTCTTCCAAGGAAGCCTTTGAAACCGTCTACAACGCCTTCACCACGGCGCTGACCATCGTCAAGGACCAGGATCTTTTGCCGGCCCTTGGCACCAGTGCCGAAAAGGCAAAACCGCGACGTTTTCCCTATTCACGGTCTGGCAACGCGGTCACGTATCTGACCGCGGAACTGGATGGTGTTCGGGACGCGATTTTCAGCATGCCGCTCAAAGACATGATGTCGGCGGATGACCAGTGGACTCTTGATACGCTTGGCTTTGAATTCAAGAATGCGGACGGCTATCTGGCAAAGCTTCAACCGCCTCTGCGGACCACGTTTGGCGAAAACGGCAGCTACAACATGGCGTCCGCTCTTGTGATCAATGTCGGATCGATCCAGGACCTGTTGCAGGGCATTGCCGGGGCTCTGGACCTGTCAGGAGGGTTCAATGCCCTGGACGGGGACTAG
- a CDS encoding di-heme oxidoredictase family protein, with product MKPVPGSGAVLGAFLCMWLAAEPAFSADPLPHRNDLSAQDRAKVSKVLSFPTDFQRAEPFELMQGGAGTSQSRPNRDALSHANANLTFEEQHLFKVGNGLFKKLWASSPSSTQASDGLGPLYNARSCQGCHLKDGRGRPPREGDEAVSLFLRLSIPPQTEDQRQALTQKDILSVPEPTYGGQFQAFAVPGLAGEGRFDIETEEIVVPLNGGETAILQRPVYNIRDLGFGDMHPETLVSPRVAPPMSGLGLIQAIHPGDIEALADPEDLDGDGISGKVSRVRDPQTDDLTIGRFGWKASNPTIRAQTAGAFSGDIGISTPDKPDNYGDCTEAQTACRELPHGEQAKLGPTEAPDPVMELVTFYSENLAVPARRDVEDPEVLRGKQAFYEAGCTSCHQPKFVTSRDANNPAHRFQLIWPYSDFLLHDMGEGLEDGRPVGDASGREWRTPPLWGIGLTETVNNHTRFLHDGRARNLLEAVLWHGGEAQQARDAVVALSPADRQSLLRFLESL from the coding sequence ATGAAACCGGTTCCCGGTTCCGGCGCTGTGTTGGGCGCCTTTTTGTGTATGTGGCTGGCCGCAGAGCCGGCGTTTTCCGCAGACCCGCTCCCGCACCGGAACGACCTGTCGGCCCAGGACCGGGCAAAAGTCTCCAAAGTGCTGTCCTTCCCCACGGATTTTCAAAGGGCGGAACCCTTCGAGTTGATGCAGGGCGGTGCCGGCACGTCGCAAAGCAGACCCAACCGCGATGCGCTTTCCCATGCCAATGCAAATCTGACCTTCGAGGAACAGCATCTGTTCAAGGTCGGCAATGGCCTTTTCAAGAAACTCTGGGCATCTTCGCCCTCTTCCACCCAGGCGTCAGACGGGCTCGGTCCGCTCTACAATGCCCGCTCCTGCCAGGGTTGCCATTTGAAGGATGGTCGTGGCCGGCCACCGCGCGAGGGCGACGAGGCCGTGTCGCTGTTCCTGCGCCTGTCCATTCCGCCGCAAACGGAAGACCAGCGCCAGGCGCTCACGCAAAAAGACATCCTGTCCGTGCCCGAACCCACCTATGGCGGCCAGTTCCAGGCGTTTGCCGTCCCGGGTCTTGCGGGTGAAGGGCGGTTCGATATCGAAACGGAAGAGATCGTGGTGCCGTTGAATGGTGGGGAGACGGCGATCCTGCAGCGCCCGGTCTACAATATCCGGGATCTCGGGTTTGGTGACATGCATCCAGAGACGCTGGTGTCGCCCCGGGTGGCGCCGCCCATGAGTGGCCTCGGCCTCATCCAGGCAATCCATCCGGGAGACATTGAGGCATTGGCCGATCCGGAGGATCTGGATGGCGACGGCATCTCCGGCAAGGTCAGCCGGGTGCGCGATCCTCAGACGGATGATCTGACGATCGGGCGTTTCGGCTGGAAAGCCAGCAATCCGACCATCCGGGCGCAGACCGCCGGCGCCTTTTCCGGCGACATCGGCATTTCAACGCCGGACAAGCCCGACAATTATGGCGATTGCACCGAAGCGCAGACCGCCTGCCGGGAATTGCCCCATGGCGAACAGGCCAAGCTCGGGCCCACCGAAGCCCCGGATCCGGTCATGGAACTGGTGACCTTTTATTCCGAGAACCTTGCGGTTCCGGCCCGGCGTGACGTGGAGGACCCGGAGGTTCTCAGGGGCAAACAGGCGTTTTACGAAGCCGGCTGCACGTCCTGCCACCAGCCGAAATTCGTCACCAGCCGTGATGCAAACAATCCGGCACACCGGTTTCAGCTGATCTGGCCCTACTCGGATTTCCTGCTGCACGATATGGGCGAAGGGCTCGAGGATGGTCGCCCGGTTGGCGACGCGTCGGGCCGGGAGTGGCGGACGCCACCGCTTTGGGGTATTGGCTTGACGGAGACGGTCAACAATCACACCCGCTTCCTGCATGACGGCCGGGCGCGCAACCTGCTTGAAGCGGTGTTGTGGCACGGAGGCGAAGCCCAACAGGCGCGCGATGCAGTCGTGGCGCTCTCGCCTGCGGATCGCCAGTCTCTTCTTCGGTTTTTGGAGTCTCTTTGA
- a CDS encoding imelysin family protein, with translation MAATPSDVLSTYSDIAQAKFADSLATAKSLKAAVDKLVAEPTEANLEAARAAWIEARNPYQQTEAYRFGNAIVDDWEGKVNAWPLDEGLIDYVDASYGDESEENDFYAANVIANPTLKVGGETIDATEITAELLADTLQEAGEVEANVATGYHAIEFLLWGQDLNGTDAGAGSRPATDFDTANCTGGNCERRIQYLQAATDLLISDLQEMAAAWAPGGAAREELGGKGDAGGLATILTGMGSLSYGELAGERMKLGLMLHDPEEEHDCFSDNTHMSHYNDVVGIRNVYFGEYKSPLGNDVAGASLADMVAEKDPALAEEMKAKLDATLAAFDVMKARAEGGEAYDQMLGEGNAEGNAVVQAAVDALVDQTASIERVVKVLELDEIAFEGSDSLDNPGAVFE, from the coding sequence ATGGCCGCGACCCCGTCCGATGTCCTGTCGACCTATAGTGACATCGCCCAGGCCAAGTTCGCGGACTCCCTGGCAACTGCCAAGAGCCTGAAGGCAGCCGTCGACAAGCTGGTTGCCGAGCCGACGGAAGCCAACCTGGAAGCGGCCCGGGCAGCCTGGATCGAGGCGCGCAACCCGTATCAGCAGACCGAAGCCTACCGGTTCGGCAACGCCATCGTCGACGACTGGGAAGGCAAGGTGAATGCCTGGCCGCTCGATGAAGGCCTGATCGACTATGTCGATGCCTCCTACGGCGACGAGTCGGAAGAAAACGACTTTTATGCCGCCAACGTCATCGCCAATCCGACGCTGAAGGTCGGCGGCGAAACCATCGACGCCACCGAAATCACCGCAGAACTGCTGGCCGACACGCTGCAGGAAGCCGGCGAAGTGGAAGCCAACGTGGCGACCGGCTATCACGCCATTGAATTCCTGCTCTGGGGCCAGGACCTGAACGGCACCGATGCCGGTGCAGGCAGCCGTCCGGCGACCGACTTCGACACCGCCAACTGCACCGGCGGCAATTGCGAACGCCGCATCCAGTATCTGCAGGCGGCAACCGATCTTCTGATCTCCGACCTGCAGGAAATGGCCGCTGCCTGGGCACCGGGTGGCGCGGCACGCGAAGAACTCGGCGGCAAGGGCGATGCCGGCGGCCTCGCCACGATCCTGACCGGCATGGGGTCACTGTCCTATGGCGAGCTGGCGGGCGAGCGCATGAAGCTCGGCCTGATGCTGCATGATCCGGAAGAAGAGCATGACTGCTTCTCCGACAACACGCACATGTCTCACTACAATGACGTCGTGGGCATCCGGAATGTCTATTTCGGCGAATACAAGAGCCCGCTCGGCAATGATGTTGCCGGCGCATCGCTCGCCGACATGGTTGCCGAAAAGGACCCGGCACTGGCCGAAGAAATGAAGGCCAAGCTCGACGCTACCCTGGCGGCTTTCGACGTCATGAAGGCGCGCGCCGAAGGCGGTGAGGCCTATGACCAGATGCTCGGTGAAGGCAATGCAGAAGGCAATGCCGTCGTGCAGGCCGCGGTCGATGCCCTTGTTGACCAGACCGCGTCGATCGAGCGTGTCGTGAAGGTGCTCGAGCTGGACGAGATCGCCTTTGAGGGGTCCGACAGCCTCGACAATCCGGGCGCCGTCTTCGAATAA
- a CDS encoding TerB family tellurite resistance protein: MLNALKSFVRELTFGDSGEKTFAEDDKRLAAAALLFHLIDIDGVIEESESSKLREILQKHYELSDKETTELIAAAKQRDEEAVDLYGFTSVLKRTTEEEERLAIVEMMWEIVYADGHVHEFEDNTIWRVAELLGVSTRDRMTLRHKVAQTAPEDEA; this comes from the coding sequence ATGCTCAATGCGCTGAAAAGCTTTGTTCGGGAACTGACCTTCGGTGACAGCGGAGAAAAGACCTTCGCCGAGGACGACAAGCGCCTGGCCGCAGCCGCACTACTGTTTCACCTGATCGATATCGACGGCGTCATCGAAGAGTCGGAAAGCTCCAAGTTGCGGGAGATCCTGCAGAAGCACTATGAGCTCAGCGACAAGGAAACCACGGAACTGATCGCGGCCGCCAAGCAGCGCGACGAGGAAGCCGTGGACCTTTATGGCTTCACCTCGGTGCTCAAGCGCACAACGGAAGAAGAAGAGCGGCTCGCAATCGTCGAGATGATGTGGGAAATCGTCTATGCCGACGGCCATGTGCACGAATTCGAGGACAACACCATCTGGCGTGTGGCCGAACTGCTCGGCGTCTCGACACGCGACCGGATGACACTGCGCCACAAGGTGGCCCAGACGGCGCCCGAAGACGAGGCCTGA
- a CDS encoding glutamine amidotransferase: MLFQPDPVKNRPKILVILHQEHSSPGRVGQELVKRGFALDIRKPRFGDSLPETMARHAGAVIFGGPMSANDPDAFVQKEIDWINVPLREQKPFLGICLGAQMMVKTLGGTVSGHGDGLVEIGYYPLRPTETGDALMDWPNKVYQWHREGFDLPKGSELLATSPTYPNQAIRHGPAAYGIQFHPELTHQMMVKWTTKGAPRMELPGAQQRRDHFAGRFVYDPAVRKWLDRFLDLWIGTAAAPVEHSLLKAAE; this comes from the coding sequence ATGCTTTTTCAGCCCGATCCAGTCAAAAATCGTCCCAAAATCCTGGTCATTCTCCATCAGGAGCATTCCTCTCCCGGCCGGGTCGGCCAGGAACTTGTCAAGCGTGGCTTCGCCCTCGACATTCGCAAGCCCCGTTTCGGGGACAGTCTGCCCGAGACCATGGCGCGGCATGCTGGCGCCGTTATTTTCGGCGGCCCGATGAGCGCCAATGACCCGGACGCGTTTGTTCAGAAGGAAATCGACTGGATCAACGTGCCGCTAAGGGAACAAAAGCCCTTTCTGGGCATCTGCCTCGGCGCCCAGATGATGGTCAAGACACTCGGCGGCACCGTCAGCGGCCACGGCGATGGCCTGGTCGAGATCGGCTATTATCCGCTGCGCCCGACTGAGACCGGAGACGCCCTGATGGACTGGCCGAACAAGGTCTATCAGTGGCACCGCGAAGGCTTTGATCTGCCCAAGGGGTCAGAACTTCTGGCGACCAGCCCGACTTATCCGAACCAGGCCATCCGGCATGGCCCGGCGGCCTACGGCATCCAGTTTCACCCGGAACTCACGCACCAGATGATGGTCAAGTGGACCACCAAGGGTGCTCCGCGCATGGAACTGCCAGGCGCCCAGCAGCGCCGGGACCATTTCGCAGGACGGTTTGTCTATGACCCGGCCGTCAGGAAATGGCTCGACCGCTTTCTGGATCTGTGGATCGGCACCGCAGCCGCACCCGTCGAGCACAGCCTTCTCAAGGCGGCGGAATAG
- a CDS encoding DUF1254 domain-containing protein translates to MKRFGLSLAACLLFQGGIAQASDKLVELPGYNTPIPQDILTPDEVETRFGTLKFVDGRPTPETSALMYDTLDFMRGVEVFLNFIPATSIEGIRRGMDKIGVNQAHKVAVFEELMDSNPLFLTGNTDTVYASSILDLGRDGPTVIEVPKGQGPTTVNDAYFRFVTDMGVPGPDKGEGGKYLILPPDYDGDLDPPVGGYEAEVEGETYFVSKSTSYINWFIARGFLVDGKTDTAVAAYRDGLKIYPLKDKASPPQMEFVNASKKVFNTIHANTFEFYNELNTVLQKEPISTFDPELRGLAAAIGIQKGKDFAPDERMTQLLTEAVAIGNATARTIWLKPRDKAAYLYENSGWFTAFIGGSWEWLRDEGKGGRYLDARTMFFYMATVNTPAMVLKIPGKGSQYALTVTDSSGAFLDGSKSYSLTIPANAPAKDFWSVVVYDPQTRSELQTSQPFPSKNNKRDKLVENEDGSVTLHFGPEAPAGKEDNWVQTVAGKGWFAILRLYGPEEAWFEKTWRPGEIEPAG, encoded by the coding sequence ATGAAACGGTTTGGACTATCGCTTGCAGCCTGTCTCCTTTTCCAGGGAGGTATTGCCCAGGCCTCCGACAAGCTGGTCGAGCTGCCCGGCTACAACACGCCCATTCCGCAGGACATTCTGACCCCGGACGAGGTTGAGACGCGGTTCGGTACGCTGAAGTTCGTTGACGGGCGGCCGACACCGGAAACCAGCGCGCTGATGTATGACACGCTCGATTTCATGCGCGGCGTCGAAGTGTTCCTGAATTTCATCCCGGCGACCTCCATCGAGGGCATTCGCCGGGGCATGGACAAGATCGGTGTCAACCAGGCGCACAAGGTTGCCGTGTTCGAGGAGCTGATGGATTCCAATCCGCTCTTTCTGACCGGCAACACGGATACGGTCTACGCCTCCTCCATTCTCGACCTCGGACGGGATGGCCCCACCGTGATCGAAGTGCCAAAGGGCCAGGGCCCGACCACTGTGAACGACGCCTATTTCCGGTTTGTCACCGACATGGGTGTTCCGGGACCGGACAAGGGCGAAGGTGGCAAATATCTGATCCTGCCGCCCGATTATGACGGCGACCTCGACCCGCCGGTGGGCGGATACGAGGCCGAGGTGGAGGGCGAAACCTATTTTGTTTCGAAATCAACCAGCTACATCAACTGGTTCATCGCGCGCGGCTTTCTGGTGGACGGCAAGACCGATACGGCCGTTGCTGCCTACAGGGACGGTTTGAAGATCTATCCGCTGAAGGACAAGGCGTCACCGCCGCAGATGGAATTCGTCAACGCCTCCAAGAAGGTCTTCAATACGATCCATGCCAACACGTTCGAATTCTACAACGAGCTGAACACGGTGCTGCAGAAGGAACCGATATCGACCTTTGATCCGGAGTTGCGCGGTCTTGCGGCAGCGATCGGCATCCAGAAGGGCAAGGACTTTGCCCCTGACGAACGCATGACGCAGCTCCTGACCGAAGCAGTTGCCATCGGCAATGCGACGGCGCGGACGATCTGGCTCAAGCCGCGTGACAAGGCTGCCTATCTTTACGAAAACAGCGGCTGGTTCACGGCCTTTATCGGTGGCAGCTGGGAGTGGTTGCGTGACGAGGGCAAGGGCGGTCGCTATCTCGATGCCCGGACCATGTTCTTCTATATGGCGACGGTCAACACGCCCGCGATGGTGCTCAAGATCCCCGGAAAGGGCTCTCAATATGCGCTGACCGTCACCGACAGTTCGGGCGCATTCCTCGATGGGTCAAAAAGCTATTCCCTGACCATTCCGGCCAATGCGCCGGCCAAGGACTTCTGGTCGGTGGTCGTCTACGATCCTCAGACACGATCGGAACTGCAGACCAGCCAGCCGTTCCCGAGCAAGAACAACAAGCGAGACAAGCTTGTCGAAAACGAGGATGGATCGGTGACGCTGCATTTCGGTCCGGAAGCGCCGGCCGGCAAGGAAGACAACTGGGTGCAGACGGTGGCCGGCAAGGGTTGGTTTGCGATCCTGCGCCTTTATGGCCCCGAAGAGGCCTGGTTCGAAAAGACCTGGCGTCCGGGCGAGATCGAACCGGCGGGCTGA